In one window of Duganella dendranthematis DNA:
- a CDS encoding phospholipase D-like domain-containing protein, with protein sequence MRRLLLSALVAASVLAAPARAEFSIPGFELVQTAPVETPLHSDDLRNPAQVWSELFDHAKSEIVIGQFYAVIKPGSVFEKVVEHLEAAGKRGVKIRFLLDQKGVGLSEKPTIERLKAIPNMDFRILDVNKLTGNGIIHAKYLVVDGATAYIGSQNFDWRSFEHIHETGLRITDPKVVAQVQAIFNQDWNAQALISQGKPVPVLNATPVAPNIHQDTFLLASPQQYNPAGVGNSEAGLPALLAEAKSEVRIQLLDYAPLSYGPKGTRPYYAVIDNAVRSAANRGVKIKLMVSNWNLENPAQVYLKSLAILPNVEIRVVTLPVASTGFIPFARVIHSKTMVIDNQIAWVGTSNWSGGYMDLSRNLEVVMRNEKMAQRLAALHEQTWSSSYAQALDINKQYPKPAKGSPE encoded by the coding sequence ATGCGTCGACTTTTACTTTCCGCCCTGGTTGCGGCCAGCGTGCTGGCTGCGCCGGCCCGCGCGGAGTTTTCGATTCCCGGCTTTGAACTGGTGCAGACCGCGCCGGTGGAAACGCCGCTGCATAGCGATGACTTGCGCAATCCGGCGCAGGTGTGGAGCGAGCTGTTTGATCACGCCAAGAGCGAAATCGTCATCGGCCAGTTCTACGCCGTCATCAAGCCGGGCAGCGTGTTTGAAAAAGTGGTGGAGCATCTTGAAGCCGCCGGCAAGCGCGGCGTTAAGATCCGCTTCCTGCTGGATCAAAAAGGCGTGGGCCTGTCGGAGAAGCCGACCATTGAGCGCCTGAAGGCGATTCCGAATATGGACTTCCGCATCCTGGACGTGAATAAGCTGACCGGCAACGGCATCATTCACGCCAAGTACCTGGTAGTGGATGGCGCGACCGCTTACATCGGCAGCCAGAATTTCGACTGGCGCTCGTTTGAGCACATCCACGAAACCGGCTTGCGCATCACCGATCCGAAGGTTGTGGCGCAAGTACAGGCGATCTTTAACCAGGACTGGAATGCGCAGGCGCTGATCTCGCAAGGCAAGCCAGTGCCGGTGTTGAATGCGACGCCGGTGGCGCCGAACATTCATCAAGACACCTTCCTGCTGGCTAGCCCGCAGCAATACAACCCGGCGGGCGTCGGCAATTCCGAGGCCGGCCTGCCGGCGCTGCTGGCGGAAGCGAAAAGCGAAGTGCGCATCCAGTTGCTGGACTACGCGCCGTTGAGCTACGGCCCGAAAGGCACGCGTCCTTATTATGCGGTGATCGACAACGCGGTGCGTTCGGCGGCCAATCGCGGCGTCAAGATCAAGCTGATGGTCTCCAACTGGAACCTGGAAAATCCGGCGCAGGTGTACCTGAAAAGCCTGGCGATCCTGCCGAACGTGGAAATCCGCGTGGTGACGCTGCCGGTGGCGTCGACCGGTTTTATTCCGTTCGCGCGCGTCATCCACAGCAAGACCATGGTGATCGATAACCAGATCGCCTGGGTCGGCACCAGCAACTGGAGCGGCGGCTACATGGACTTGTCGCGCAATCTGGAAGTGGTGATGCGGAATGAGAAAATGGCGCAGCGCCTGGCCGCGCTGCATGAGCAGACCTGGTCGTCGTCGTACGCGCAAGCGCTCGACATCAACAAACAATATCCAAAGCCAGCGAAAGGCAGTCCCGAATGA
- a CDS encoding S1/P1 nuclease, producing the protein MKKLACILALSSAFVSVNAHAWGNDGHRAVGAIADQLIVGSNAEKQVQALLLPGESLAKVASWADCVKGTYCGPQTEEMVAYTTANPKHSEYHYTDVPFQLSHYQDHGVGTTDHDIVQTLKQCIAVLQGKGNATTNPHNFTPRQALLMLTHLTGDIAQPLHVGEGYVGKNGGFVLPTQKQLDDKEAFATQGGNNLQLDDIKLTANSTQQIPAAPVDDSKPAPATPARPPQTTRAFHSYWDTTVVNYAFRRIGARTPEQFAQMVIAGNPVVSPNSGDPVTWPYEWADQTLVVAKLAYADVVPGPMAQQTSKNGDVYNVWPLAIPDNYPVPSSAAAKAQLIQGGYHLAAVLKAIWP; encoded by the coding sequence ATGAAAAAGCTTGCATGCATACTGGCGCTCAGCAGCGCCTTCGTCTCCGTCAACGCCCACGCGTGGGGCAATGACGGCCACCGCGCGGTTGGCGCGATTGCCGATCAGCTGATCGTCGGCAGCAACGCCGAGAAGCAGGTACAAGCCTTGCTGCTGCCGGGCGAGAGCCTGGCCAAGGTGGCGTCGTGGGCCGACTGCGTCAAGGGTACTTACTGCGGCCCGCAAACGGAGGAGATGGTGGCTTACACCACCGCCAATCCGAAGCACAGCGAATACCACTACACCGACGTGCCGTTCCAGCTGTCGCACTATCAAGACCACGGCGTCGGCACCACCGACCATGATATCGTGCAGACGCTGAAGCAGTGCATCGCCGTACTGCAAGGGAAGGGCAATGCGACCACCAACCCGCACAACTTCACGCCGCGCCAGGCGCTGTTGATGCTGACCCATCTGACCGGCGATATCGCGCAGCCGCTGCATGTGGGCGAGGGCTACGTCGGCAAGAACGGCGGCTTCGTGCTGCCGACGCAGAAGCAGCTAGACGACAAGGAAGCCTTTGCCACGCAGGGCGGCAATAATCTTCAGCTGGATGATATCAAGCTGACGGCGAACAGCACGCAGCAGATTCCTGCCGCGCCGGTGGATGACAGCAAGCCTGCACCTGCTACGCCTGCGCGTCCGCCGCAGACCACGCGCGCGTTCCATTCGTACTGGGACACCACGGTGGTCAACTACGCTTTCCGCCGCATTGGTGCGCGCACGCCGGAGCAGTTCGCCCAGATGGTCATCGCCGGCAATCCGGTGGTGTCGCCAAACAGCGGCGATCCCGTGACGTGGCCGTATGAGTGGGCCGATCAGACGCTGGTGGTGGCCAAGCTGGCGTATGCCGACGTGGTGCCGGGTCCGATGGCGCAGCAGACCAGCAAGAACGGTGATGTCTACAACGTGTGGCCGCTGGCGATTCCGGACAACTATCCGGTGCCATCGTCGGCCGCCGCTAAGGCGCAGCTGATCCAGGGTGGCTACCATCTGGCCGCCGTGCTGAAAGCTATCTGGCCGTAA
- a CDS encoding c-type cytochrome — MNRFIFIALLFALPLAGAAPVGNPKSGALLFQRCASCHAVGPFASGGYGPQLNGIVGRRAASTKDYKYSDAMKKSGLTWDEKTLTAYLRAPHDVVPGTSMRFWGIKDEQQLADVMAYLKTFKP; from the coding sequence ATGAACCGATTTATTTTTATTGCATTGTTATTTGCGCTGCCCCTCGCCGGCGCCGCGCCGGTGGGCAATCCGAAGAGTGGCGCGTTGCTGTTTCAGCGTTGCGCTTCTTGTCACGCGGTGGGGCCGTTTGCCAGTGGCGGCTATGGGCCGCAGCTGAATGGCATCGTGGGCCGGCGCGCGGCCTCGACCAAGGATTACAAGTATTCGGACGCGATGAAGAAGTCCGGGCTGACGTGGGACGAAAAAACGCTGACCGCCTATCTGCGCGCGCCGCACGATGTGGTGCCCGGAACCAGCATGCGCTTCTGGGGCATCAAGGACGAACAGCAGCTGGCCGATGTGATGGCATATCTGAAGACCTTCAAGCCTTGA
- a CDS encoding DeoR/GlpR family DNA-binding transcription regulator, protein MLTRHRKELLLARLRQDGQIVAKSLSEELGLSEDTIRRDLRDLASEGLLQRVHGGALPASPAMGNFAERQRISSDAKPAIARAAAAMIAPGQVVFIDGGTTAVQLARALPRDMQCTVVTHSPSVAVELAEHPLIEVILIGGRLFKHSIVAMGPSALEAIAQIRTDIYFMGVCSVHPESGISTGDFDEAGVKRAISNMAQRTVVLASPEKLDTASPYQIAPLSQVSAIVVNDDAPEALLARYRSLDIDVIKA, encoded by the coding sequence ATGCTGACACGCCACCGTAAAGAACTGCTGCTCGCCCGTCTGCGCCAGGATGGGCAGATCGTCGCAAAATCACTGAGCGAGGAATTGGGACTATCGGAAGACACCATCCGCCGCGACCTGCGCGATCTGGCCAGCGAAGGCCTGCTGCAACGCGTGCATGGCGGCGCGCTGCCGGCCTCGCCAGCGATGGGCAATTTCGCCGAACGGCAGCGGATTTCCAGCGACGCCAAGCCGGCCATCGCGCGCGCCGCTGCGGCCATGATCGCGCCGGGACAAGTAGTGTTCATCGATGGCGGCACCACCGCCGTGCAACTGGCGCGCGCACTGCCACGGGATATGCAATGCACGGTGGTGACGCATAGTCCGTCGGTGGCGGTGGAACTGGCAGAACATCCGTTGATTGAAGTGATCCTGATCGGTGGCCGCCTGTTCAAGCACTCGATTGTGGCGATGGGACCATCGGCGCTGGAGGCCATTGCGCAGATCCGCACCGATATCTACTTCATGGGCGTGTGCAGCGTGCATCCGGAGAGCGGCATCAGTACCGGCGATTTCGATGAGGCGGGCGTCAAGCGCGCCATCAGCAATATGGCGCAGCGCACCGTGGTGCTGGCGTCGCCGGAAAAGCTGGACACCGCCTCCCCCTACCAGATCGCGCCGCTGTCGCAGGTCAGCGCCATCGTGGTCAACGACGACGCGCCGGAGGCGCTGCTGGCACGCTACCGCAGCCTGGACATCGACGTCATCAAGGCTTGA
- a CDS encoding NUDIX domain-containing protein, whose protein sequence is MPEDRIRIHQVETLSDDWFLLKKTTFDYRRRDGSWQRQTRETYDRGNGATILLYNRAQRTVLLVRQFRFPTYGNGHDGFLIETAAGLLDHASPEERIKAEVEEETGYRVSEVRKVFEAFMSPGSVTERLYFFVGEYDAASRTGDGGGIAEEGEDIEVLELPMAEALVMVADGRIADGKTIMLLQYAALHLLAA, encoded by the coding sequence ATGCCCGAAGACCGTATCCGCATCCATCAGGTAGAAACCCTGTCCGACGACTGGTTCCTGCTGAAGAAGACCACCTTTGACTACCGCCGCCGCGACGGCAGCTGGCAGCGCCAGACGCGCGAAACCTATGACCGCGGCAACGGCGCCACCATCCTGCTGTACAACCGCGCGCAGCGCACGGTGCTGCTGGTGCGCCAGTTCCGCTTTCCCACTTACGGTAATGGACACGACGGTTTTCTGATCGAGACGGCGGCCGGCCTGCTGGACCATGCCAGTCCGGAGGAGCGCATCAAAGCAGAGGTGGAAGAGGAAACCGGCTACCGCGTCAGCGAGGTGCGCAAGGTGTTCGAAGCCTTCATGAGTCCCGGTTCGGTGACCGAGCGGCTGTACTTCTTCGTTGGCGAATACGATGCGGCGTCACGCACCGGCGACGGCGGCGGTATTGCGGAGGAGGGTGAGGATATCGAAGTGCTGGAGTTGCCGATGGCGGAGGCCCTGGTGATGGTCGCCGACGGCCGGATCGCCGACGGCAAAACCATCATGCTGCTGCAATACGCAGCCTTACATTTACTGGCCGCTTAG
- a CDS encoding ABC transporter permease, which translates to MTFDDLHIGSILVSTVRNAPVLIFAGMAGLFAERSGVIDIGLEGKILASAFVSAAVGFATQNPWYGVMAGIVVSMLLASLQAYIAITQKGNQLVAGIAINIAMSGLTFVVAQYFFQQGGRTPDLGSARLFDVVLPGSAAVEHIPFLGWFYAHLIGGHSVLVYLAFALVPLVHWVVYHSRFGLRLRACGENPHAADAAGVNVERQRYMAMLIAGFLCSFSGAYLSIVQSGFFLRDMSAGAGYLALTAMVFGNWRPLYTFLGCLMFGFFGAVQIQIEGVELPVIGRLPGAMIQMVPYVLTVIVLAGLMAKSVAPKALGSPFVKSR; encoded by the coding sequence ATGACTTTTGACGACCTCCATATCGGCAGTATCCTGGTATCGACCGTGCGCAATGCGCCGGTGCTGATTTTCGCCGGCATGGCCGGCCTGTTCGCCGAACGCTCGGGCGTGATCGACATCGGCCTGGAAGGCAAGATTCTGGCCTCGGCCTTCGTCTCGGCCGCCGTCGGTTTCGCCACGCAGAATCCATGGTACGGCGTGATGGCCGGGATCGTGGTGTCGATGCTGCTGGCCAGCCTGCAGGCTTACATCGCCATCACCCAGAAGGGCAACCAACTGGTGGCCGGCATCGCCATCAACATCGCCATGAGCGGCCTGACCTTTGTGGTGGCGCAGTACTTCTTCCAGCAAGGCGGCCGCACGCCGGACCTGGGCTCGGCGCGCCTGTTCGACGTGGTGCTGCCCGGCTCCGCCGCGGTGGAACACATCCCCTTCCTCGGCTGGTTCTACGCCCATCTGATCGGCGGCCACTCGGTGCTGGTGTACCTGGCGTTTGCGCTGGTGCCGCTGGTGCACTGGGTCGTGTATCACAGCCGCTTCGGCCTGCGCCTGCGCGCCTGCGGCGAGAACCCGCATGCGGCCGACGCGGCCGGCGTCAACGTCGAGCGCCAGCGCTACATGGCGATGCTGATCGCCGGTTTCCTGTGCTCGTTCTCGGGCGCCTATCTGTCGATCGTGCAGAGTGGCTTCTTCCTGCGCGATATGTCGGCCGGCGCCGGTTACCTGGCGCTGACCGCCATGGTGTTCGGTAACTGGCGTCCGCTGTACACCTTCCTCGGCTGCCTGATGTTCGGCTTCTTCGGCGCGGTGCAGATCCAGATCGAAGGCGTGGAGCTGCCAGTCATCGGCCGCCTGCCGGGCGCCATGATCCAGATGGTGCCGTACGTGCTGACCGTGATCGTGCTGGCCGGCCTGATGGCCAAGTCGGTGGCGCCGAAAGCGCTGGGCTCACCGTTCGTCAAGTCGCGCTAA
- a CDS encoding ABC transporter permease, producing the protein MNKDLPRWATGFVMPLLNLLSALLVTALVIHLLGESPTESLAILVNSAVVNPEGLSYTLFYASTFIFTGLAVSIAMEAGLFNIGAEGQMYFAGLGLTLAMLTFDSSLSAWLLIPIGMLGAALFGALWAFVPGYLQAKRGSHVVVTTIMFNYIAGALMNTIIVKLVPAGEQNPASRAFAAAAEMPRLNQWFPILGETPLNISFFLAIIALVIYGVVVSRSSWGFKLRATGLNKHAAHYAGIRISKMIIIVMLISGALAGLGSVNSIMGSTHYLSLNFVGGAGFIGIAIALMGRQHPVGIFLSAVLFGALTQGGFDLSLEKQNIPPEMVILVQGLIILFCGAMENLYAPAIAKMLKLKK; encoded by the coding sequence ATGAATAAAGACCTGCCACGCTGGGCAACCGGCTTTGTAATGCCCCTTTTGAACCTGCTGTCGGCACTGTTGGTGACGGCACTGGTCATCCACCTGCTGGGCGAGAGCCCGACCGAATCGCTGGCGATCCTGGTCAACAGCGCCGTGGTCAATCCGGAAGGCTTGAGCTACACGCTGTTCTACGCCTCGACCTTCATCTTCACCGGCCTGGCCGTGTCGATCGCCATGGAAGCGGGCCTGTTCAACATCGGCGCCGAAGGCCAGATGTACTTCGCAGGCCTTGGCCTGACGCTGGCCATGCTGACCTTCGACAGTTCGCTGTCGGCCTGGTTGCTGATCCCGATCGGCATGCTGGGCGCCGCGCTGTTTGGCGCGCTGTGGGCCTTTGTGCCCGGCTATCTGCAAGCGAAACGCGGCAGCCACGTGGTGGTCACCACCATCATGTTCAACTACATCGCCGGCGCCTTGATGAACACCATCATCGTCAAGCTGGTGCCGGCCGGTGAGCAGAATCCGGCCAGCCGCGCGTTTGCCGCCGCCGCCGAGATGCCGCGCCTGAACCAGTGGTTCCCGATCCTCGGCGAGACGCCGCTCAACATCAGCTTCTTCCTGGCCATCATCGCGCTGGTGATTTATGGCGTGGTGGTGTCGCGTTCCTCGTGGGGCTTCAAGCTGCGCGCCACGGGCCTGAACAAACACGCCGCCCACTACGCCGGCATCCGCATCAGCAAGATGATCATCATCGTCATGCTGATCTCTGGCGCGCTGGCCGGCCTGGGTTCGGTCAACTCCATCATGGGCTCGACCCACTACCTGTCGCTGAACTTCGTCGGCGGCGCGGGCTTCATCGGCATCGCGATTGCGCTGATGGGCCGCCAGCATCCGGTCGGCATCTTCCTGTCGGCAGTCCTGTTTGGCGCGCTGACGCAGGGCGGTTTCGACCTGTCGCTGGAAAAGCAGAACATCCCGCCAGAGATGGTGATCCTGGTGCAAGGCCTGATCATCCTGTTCTGCGGCGCGATGGAAAACCTGTACGCGCCGGCCATCGCCAAAATGCTCAAACTGAAGAAGTGA
- a CDS encoding ABC transporter ATP-binding protein: MQPAVEFRGISKHFGAVKANTDVNFTIAKGSIHGLVGENGAGKSTLMSILYGYYRADGGEILLDGQARRIHNSQEAIALGIGMVHQHFMLVENMTVLDNVMLGSEGGVRLKAKRASVEAELREICARYRLDVDPLATIHDLSVGAQQRVEILKQIYRSASILILDEPTAVLTAQETASLFEILRLFKEQGKTIILITHKLQEILDITDTVTVMRGGRVIGAVPTAGTTKEALANMMVGRPIENNLPRAPYNPGAPVLHVENLQLRDDQDVKLLADIGFTLRAGEIVAIAGVSGNGQSELMEILAGMRVPTSGKLAFLGKDLPFNGRSDPDGLPRTFRELGIAHVPEDRLRDGVVKAFSVMHNTILGYQDKLKNKWGLLNFKAIAARCDALMKSFDVRPNNHDLRIGLLSGGNQQKVVIAREVLAQPKLMLVGQPTRGVDIGTIESIHAQLLKLRDEGVAILLVSVELEEVRALADRILVMCGGRITGELKIEEFDTTRIGLLMGGEHKS; the protein is encoded by the coding sequence ATGCAGCCAGCAGTAGAATTTCGCGGCATCTCCAAGCATTTCGGAGCAGTCAAAGCGAACACGGACGTCAACTTCACCATCGCCAAGGGTTCCATCCATGGCCTGGTGGGCGAGAACGGCGCCGGCAAATCGACCCTGATGAGCATCCTGTACGGATATTACCGCGCCGACGGCGGGGAAATCCTGCTCGATGGCCAGGCGCGTCGCATCCACAACAGCCAGGAGGCGATTGCCCTCGGCATCGGCATGGTGCACCAGCACTTCATGCTGGTCGAGAACATGACCGTGCTCGATAACGTGATGCTGGGCAGCGAAGGCGGCGTGCGGCTCAAGGCCAAGCGCGCCAGCGTGGAAGCGGAACTGCGCGAAATCTGCGCCCGCTACCGCCTCGACGTCGATCCGCTGGCCACCATCCACGACCTGTCGGTCGGTGCGCAGCAGCGGGTCGAGATCCTCAAGCAGATCTACCGCAGCGCCAGCATCCTGATCCTGGACGAACCGACCGCCGTGCTGACCGCGCAGGAAACCGCGTCGCTGTTCGAGATCCTGCGCCTGTTCAAGGAACAGGGCAAGACCATCATCCTGATCACCCACAAGCTGCAGGAGATCCTGGACATCACCGACACCGTGACCGTGATGCGCGGTGGCCGCGTGATTGGCGCCGTGCCGACCGCCGGCACCACCAAGGAAGCGCTGGCCAATATGATGGTCGGCCGTCCGATCGAAAACAACCTGCCGCGCGCGCCGTACAACCCTGGCGCGCCGGTGCTGCACGTCGAGAACCTGCAACTGCGCGACGACCAGGACGTCAAGCTGCTGGCCGATATCGGCTTCACGCTGCGCGCCGGCGAGATCGTGGCGATTGCCGGCGTCTCCGGCAACGGCCAGAGCGAATTGATGGAAATCCTGGCCGGCATGCGCGTGCCGACTTCCGGCAAGCTGGCCTTCCTGGGCAAGGACCTGCCGTTCAATGGCCGCTCCGATCCGGACGGCCTGCCGCGCACCTTCCGCGAACTGGGCATCGCCCACGTGCCGGAAGACCGCCTGCGCGACGGCGTGGTGAAGGCCTTCTCGGTCATGCACAACACCATCCTCGGCTATCAGGATAAGCTGAAAAACAAGTGGGGCCTGCTCAACTTCAAAGCCATCGCGGCCCGCTGCGACGCCTTGATGAAGAGCTTCGACGTCCGTCCAAATAACCACGACCTGCGTATCGGCCTGCTCTCCGGCGGCAATCAGCAGAAGGTGGTGATCGCGCGCGAAGTGCTGGCGCAGCCGAAGCTGATGCTGGTCGGCCAGCCGACGCGCGGCGTGGACATCGGCACCATCGAAAGCATCCATGCGCAGCTGCTCAAGCTGCGCGACGAAGGCGTGGCGATCCTGCTGGTCTCCGTGGAGCTGGAAGAAGTGCGCGCGCTGGCGGACCGTATTCTGGTCATGTGCGGCGGCCGCATCACCGGCGAACTGAAAATTGAAGAATTCGACACTACCCGCATCGGCCTGCTGATGGGGGGCGAACACAAATCATGA
- a CDS encoding BMP family lipoprotein: MKLSQLSLTVAALFIAASASAADPKLGIVYDAGGKFDKSFNQSAFEGATRFKKETNINFIEVQASSDTQAEQVLRGLARKNLDLIASIGFAQQAAVQKVAKEFPKVRFVLIDGVAPGANVNSITFKEEEGSYLVGVAAAMASKSKKLGFIGGVDIPLIRTFACGYAQGAKAVNPKVDVTSNMVGTSSDSWNNPAKGGELARSQFDRGVDVVFAVAGGSGLGTLQTAKEKGKLAIGVDSNQNSLYPGSILTSMVKRVDNAVYDSFMQMKNGTWKAGVTAKGIKEGGVDWALDENNRKLITPEIEKRVLGARKDIIDGKIKVIDIRSGTACPV; this comes from the coding sequence ATGAAACTTTCACAACTTAGTTTGACGGTTGCAGCACTGTTTATCGCTGCCAGCGCGTCCGCGGCTGACCCAAAACTGGGCATCGTGTATGACGCAGGCGGCAAGTTCGACAAGTCGTTCAATCAGTCCGCTTTCGAAGGCGCCACGCGCTTCAAAAAAGAGACCAACATCAATTTCATCGAGGTGCAAGCCTCCAGCGATACCCAGGCTGAACAGGTACTGCGCGGCCTCGCCCGCAAAAACCTCGACCTGATCGCCTCGATCGGCTTCGCCCAGCAGGCGGCCGTGCAAAAGGTCGCCAAAGAATTCCCGAAAGTCCGTTTCGTGCTGATCGACGGTGTGGCGCCAGGCGCCAACGTCAACTCCATCACCTTCAAGGAAGAAGAAGGTTCGTACCTGGTGGGTGTGGCTGCGGCCATGGCTTCCAAATCCAAGAAACTGGGCTTCATCGGCGGTGTCGATATCCCGCTGATCCGCACCTTTGCCTGCGGCTACGCGCAAGGCGCGAAAGCCGTCAATCCCAAGGTGGACGTGACCTCGAACATGGTCGGCACCTCCTCGGATTCGTGGAACAACCCGGCCAAGGGCGGCGAATTGGCGCGTTCGCAGTTCGACCGCGGCGTCGACGTAGTGTTTGCCGTGGCCGGCGGTTCGGGCCTGGGCACGCTGCAAACCGCCAAGGAAAAAGGCAAGCTGGCGATCGGCGTCGATTCCAACCAGAACAGCCTGTACCCTGGCTCGATCCTGACCTCGATGGTCAAACGCGTCGACAACGCCGTCTACGATTCCTTCATGCAGATGAAGAACGGCACCTGGAAGGCCGGCGTCACCGCCAAGGGCATCAAGGAAGGCGGCGTCGATTGGGCGCTGGACGAGAACAACCGCAAGCTGATCACGCCGGAAATCGAAAAGCGCGTGCTGGGTGCGCGCAAGGATATTATCGATGGCAAGATCAAGGTCATCGACATCCGCTCGGGCACTGCCTGCCCAGTCTAA